The nucleotide sequence GTCTGGGCAATACGCGGTGGTTGGTGGCGGATTATCACGAGTTAATTGCAAGACATCTGCAGAACCAGGGGCTCCAACCGATAGCTCGGTACACGATCTTGATCAAGACAGTGGCCGCGCCAGTCATGAGTCCTGGCATGGCCCAAGTAGGGGCATAACGTTGGCGACAGTGCAAAAGCTATTGCAAGGAGAGTTGGAGCAACTACTGGAGGTCTCGGAGGGCGATGCGCTTCCCGAGTTTACGGCGGAAGAAAGGGAGGCGTTTGTCGCTTTAGCGCTATCGGGTCTCATTGATTCAAGCGTGGCTGACAATGGTGCAGGGCGAAAGGCGAAGTACGAGATTTACACGCATCAGGCGGCAATGCTGAAGCGCGGTGTATGCGAAGGACAGCCAGGAGTCGTGACTTCTGGAACAGGGTCAGGCAAGACGGAATCCTTTCTGTTGCCAATCCTGGCATCCCTTGCAAAAGAAGCCATGACCTGGCCTGTGCCAGCAGCCGATTACATGTTTCGAAGATGGTGGCAGGAAGGTGCTGACCGGGAACCCATGGAGCGGCTAATCCAAAAAAACGGTTTTCCGACGAAGACTAATCCGTTACTGACGCCTTTTGTTCCACACCGTGAAGGTGAAGATGCTAAAAGGCCTGCGGCAGTGCGGGCGTTGATCTTGTACCCGATGAACGCGCTTGTCGAAGATCAGCTCGTAAGGTTGCGCAGGGCACTCGATTCGAGTGACGCTCGAAATGTCATGGATGAGCGATTTAGTAACAACCGTATCTTTTTTGGACGTTATACGTCGGCTACTCCTGTTACGGGATTCGATATTCATCCTCGACTTGCTTACCTAACAAAAGAAGAATCCCAAGATCAGGAGATAGGTAATAAAAGAAAAAGGAAACTAGAGAAGCTATTTGAGCAGATGAAAAACTTGCAGACTGGTCAGCGCCAAGCGGAGGCGCAAGCGCTGGAGGAGTTAAGGGCCGAACTAGTCAAGAAGGAAGGGCTGGGACAGGCGATTGACCCATCTCTTCACGAAGCGCTTCCATTGCTTCATCCTTTTCCGGTGGCGCTTTTTTAACAAAGCTGCCCAAAGCAACCGTTTGCATAACCCCACCGTTCTCTTTTAAAGCTAGCAACTGTTCGTCGTCCAGGTTACGGGAGACGTCGCAGAGGGCGCGGCAGCTCGAATGCGACGCGATCACCGGCGCTTTTGAAAGTTTCACCGCATCGAGCATCGCTTTTTTGGAAATGTGCGAAACGTCCACCATGATACCCAACCGGTTCATTTCTGAGATCACCTGCTTACCAAACTCGCTGACACCGTTGTGTTCGGATTCGCTGTCACCCAGACTCTCCCGGGGATTTGCAGAATCACAGATGTCGTTATGGCCATTATGTGCCAAAGTGATGTAGCGGGCGCCAAGTTCATGATATTTTTTAAGCAGGCTCAAATCTTTGCCAATAACGTAGCCGTTCTCAATCCCAATGCAGGCCACGAGCTTACCACTTTTTTGAATTCGTTCCACATCATCGGCAGTATAGGCCAACTCAATTTTATCGGGATACATCTCCTTGCACATGCGGTGAATGGCGTCGAACTTTATCATTGCATCCGCTTTGGCTTTCTCATAGTTCTCGGGGGTCCTTTTCGTTTGGCCGACATAGACAATAAAAAATCCCACATCCAGGCCGCCTTCCTGCATTTTAGGAATATCTACCTTGCGGTCAGCTCTAACACCGGGATCTACTTCTTCAGTAGCAAAATTAGACGGAATGTCGTCGTGGGTATCGATGGTCAACACACGTTCATGAATCTCTTTGGCCATTGCAATTATTTTTTCTTCAGTCATACTTTTTTCACATGACAAATTAATCAAAACAGAAATTGATACAAAACAGAAAAATAGATTTTTTCTTTCCATAAATTCCCTCGTTTAGGTTGGTTGAATGTTTAGGATAAAACAAAATATTTTACATTTCCGGGTAAGAATTCTAGAAGAATATGCTAAAAAGTTCATAGATTGTCAAGGATGATTTAAAAAAGATGGGACTGTCTCAAAAACAAAAAGGATCGTCTTTGCGAGCGTTTCAAAGCGAAGCAATCTCCTTCTTGGTAACTATGAGATTGCTTCATCCCGCAAAAAAACGCGGGATTCGCAAAGACCTCTTTGAAATTTGAGAAAATTAATTTTGTTCTTTCTAATCATATGTTTTATTAGAATTTTTTTTGTTGCAAAACACTATTTCAGCACGATTAGGTTTTGTCGATACCTATAAAAAGATGCTTTAAAAATATTGACACTTAGAATACAAGTACGTATTTTCCTCACTTAAAATAGCTCAAAGGACTTCAAATAATGGAAACAACGAGCCCGATCTTCAAGAGGCTGAGCCAGGACAAATCAAAGCGTGAGATTGCATATTTTACGATGGAAGTTGCTTTGGAAAACGATATCCCATCGTTTAGCGGCGGTTTGGGAGTATTGGCCGGTGACACCCTGCGTTCGGCTGCTGATTTGGGAATCCCGATGGTCGGTGTCACCTTGCTGCAGCAGTACGGCTACTTTCACCAGGCGCTTGACGATTCCGGCAATCAAATGGAAACCGAAGTCAAATGGCATCCCGATCTCAAGTTAACCCTACTGCCTAATTATACGGAAATAAAAATTGAAAATCGTACCGTTCGAGTGCAGGTTTGGGAATATGAGATAGTCGGCAAATACGGGTATGTAGTTCCGGTCTATTTCCTTGACGTCAATACCCCCGAGAACTCGGAGCAAGACCGTGAGCTCAATAAACAACTTTATGGGGGCGGGCAATATATTCGCCTTTGTCAGGAAATCATTTTGGGAATCGGCGGAATTCGCATGCTGCGAGATCTGGGCTTTCGGGATATTGATAGGTACCATCTCAATGAGGGCCACGCAAGTTTGCTAGCTTTAGAGCTTATTCGGGAAAGCGGGTACAGCTCTTATGACAAGGTTAAACAAGGTTGTGTTTTTACCACTCACACGCCGGTTCCGGCGGGACACGATGTATTCGAATTCGATTTAGTGAAACAGGTTATGAGCCCGGTTTATATCGATTATCTGCGGGATATCCTCGAAGGCGAAAACCCGGTGAACCTGACCACAATTTCTCTAAAACTGAGCCGGTTTGTGAACGGTGTATCGGCGAAGCACGGCGAGATTTCCAGGAACATGTTCAAGAATCCTGCCATCGAAGCGATCACCAACGGTGTGCATTCCGCAACCTGGACGTCGCAGAGTTTTAAGAAGCTGTTTTATCAGTACATTCCCGGGTGGGATATTGATCCGTCTCATTTTGTTCAGGCAATGTTTATCCCGGATGAGGAAATATGGAAGGCCCACATGGCGGCAAAGGGCAAACTTCTAAGCCTGGTGGAGAGTGAAACCGGCATTCGCATGGACTTAAACCGTTTGACCGTCGGCTTCGCCCGAAGAGCCGCTGCTTACAAGCGGGCCGACCTCATTTTTTCTGATTTAGACCGGTTGATTGAAATTGCCGGTGACAAAGTTCAGTTCGTTTTTGCCGGAAAGGCCCATCCGAAAGATAGTGAGGGTAAGCAGGTTATCAAGAATGTTTTTGCTGCCATGAAACAGCTGAAGGGCAAAATTGCTGTTGCCTACATTGAAAACTACGATATGCATTCAGGGGGTGTTCTGACTGCCGGAGTGGACGTTTGGCTCAACAACCCGCAGCGGCCCCGGGAAGCCTCGGGAACCAGCGGTATGAAGTCAGCTCACAATGGCGTGCTCAATTTCAGTGTGCTGGATGGCTGGTGGATCGAAGCTTGTGTCGAAGGAGTCACGGGTTGGGCTATTGGACCGGAGCCCAATGAACACAATCTGACCGATTTTGATGAACGACTCGATATCGATGATTTGTACCAAAAGCTTGAGAAAATAATTATCCCGTTGTATTATGAAGACCGGCCAAAATGGATCCGGATGATGAAAAATACAATCGCATTAAATGCCACTTATTTTAACACGCACCGGATGGTCAAAGAATATGCACTTAAGGCTTACCACGTTTCGCCTTTGTTTCAATAGGTTTTGAGAACTTGTAGAGCGTTTTTGAAATAACGTTGCAAGGTGGGTAAAAGTGTTTTCGTGTTTGTGTGTTCGAGTGTTCAGGTGCTAATATTTTGAATTAATCAACTTAATAAATACGTAAATACTTTAACACCTGAACACCCTAACACTGTATATTGCCCGGTTGTTTAGGAATCATTATAATAGAGCCTAAATGTCTGTTTCTCCCGAACCCTTTCGAAATACACTGGCAAAATTCTGCACGGGCGTTACTATCGTCACCACAAAAAATCAAGAAGGGATGCATGGTTTAACTGTCAACGCTTTCACTTCTGTTTCTCTCGACCCGCCGCTGATTTTGGTTTGCATTCAGAAAAACGGTTTGAGTCATTCGTCTCTTTGCGAGTGTGAGACTTTCGTGGTAAATATTCTCAGTATAGAGCAAAAAGAGCTTTCCGACCGTTTTGCCAATCCGGCCATGGACAGTGAGGATCGCTTCCGGGATTTGAGTTTTCGGGTTTCTGAAAATGGCGTCCCTATTTTGGCGGATAATTTAGGACACCTGGAATGCCGCGTAGTGAATCAGTTTGAGGGCGGCGACCACACCATTTTTATCGGTCAGGTCGAGAATGGAGATTTCTCCGAAGGTAAACAACCGCTGTTGTTTTATGAGAGCCGGTATTCTTACATTAAATGAAACGCATCTTGACGACATGTTTCTTAATTCTCATCTACTTCTTTAAAACCTCTTCTTTAGCTCCCGACAAATGAATGGCATTCAGTAGCAGCTTGAACGTTCCATGGGTTTGGGCGCGATTCTGGGCCCGGAATCCTAACAAGACCACTCGTCCTTTTCCCATGGGAATATCGAGAGCAGCAACAAGTCCACGAATTTTCTCATCGCCTAAAATCCAGCCGCTCAATAGTGGATTGCGATCCGGATAATGTGCGATTACTCCGGTACGTTTGGTCCAGTGAAACGGCCGGAAGGTTGGGCTTTTTGCGAAGAGTGCTGCAGCCTTTTTCGGCATGCCGTAGGCAATCGGTTCGGTATTGTCCACAACGATCTCCAGCAAAGATCCCGGACAAAAGAAGGCGGTTTCCTTCACATTTTTGAGTACATTTTCTACAGGCAGACCAAACTGCTCGATGACTAAATCGCAAGCACTATCTAGAACAATCAGGGTGCCGCCTTTAGTGACAAATTCTTTTAATTTCTCAACTCCTTCACTTCCAATTCCGTGTTGATATTCCTTCGGGACCTGTGGGGAGTAAATATCCGGCTTGGTTATTTTTAGGCCATTGATAATTTTTTGCGGTTCCATATCCGGCAGGATAATCGCATCGAAGGCCCGTTTCAAACCACCATTCTTTATTTTAGTGTTATCAATGGGCACGAATGGAAATTCAAATTTTTCCAGAATGAACCGGGTCCATCCTTCATCTATGTTGGCAGTCCAGGGTTGGTAAATGCCCAACTTAACCGGTTTTAAACGATAGGCAACCTGCCCTTGTAGACTTTTGCCCGTTTGTTTAATTTCTAAAGATAATTGTTCTACCAGGCGCTGCATTTTTTCAGTTTTCATTTCCTTGGCGGGCACGTAGATGGTGCCGGGTTCCCAATGCTGTTCGTCAATATCGATCGCATTTTTCAACCAGTAGACTTTCTTGCCGTCTTTTAGCAAACGATTTACCAGGTTAAAACTTCGATTGGTTTTGTGGCTGATTAAGTAGTTAGCTTTCTCCTGTTCTAATTTTGGCTGAGGAAAGGGAATTGATTTTAGTTTGGTTAAATCCGTTTCAAACGATTCATCGACCTGAACTGTTTTGACGCCCATCATTAATGGAAGCGTCCAGCCCGCCAAATCGTAGGGCCGAATGGGAGGCCCGCTAGCAGTTTTTCTCAAATCAGGGTACTTTTGCGGCTCCAACAGGTCTTTAATATAAGGACGAAATGGCTGTGAAAGTAAGATAACGAAATCACCTTTTTGAACTCTTAGATTTCCGGCAAAGAAATCGGTGGTTGCCTCCTGGATCTCAACACCGCCTTGCCTGAGAACGTTGAGCATCTGCAGTGCAGTGATCGAATCATGCTGTTGGCGCGGAATAATAAAAGCGAAGGGAGCTTCGGACCGCCCCTTTTCGATTGCATCCTTGTTCATTTTGCAGAAGTTGTAGATGATTGTTTCTTTTTCCTGCGCAGCAAGATCTAAAAGCGAAAGTGTAATCGCTATTTCGTAATTGATGATATCTCTCAACCGCCACCAACCCCCAGGCCAGGGGTCAATGAAATTCATCTGTTGCTTGTAGTCAAACAAACCGGGATCGCGGCCTTTTAAACTGCCTTTTGGGAAATAAAGGGGAGTTGCAATTTGGGCGCCGGCAACTTCGGAGAGAATGCCCAACATGTTATGCCACCAGGGCGTCATGACCGATGTTCCCTGCCACCAGGCGGTATAAAATGCATCCGTCACAATTCCACGAAAGTTTTGGGCCTGCAGGTCGCTGGCGATATGTTTGCCAAACTTGTTCATCTGGACATACACGAGAGGATGCACGTTGGGGTTCAATGGATCTGCATACGGAGGCAAAAATAAGCGGGCGCCCTGAGCTCTCATTTGGTGCTGGTCATAAATAATTTGCGGAAACCAGTTTTGATACATTTCTTTCGAGACCAAGCGGGTTTCAACCAGATTCATCATGAACCAATCGCGGTTGTTATCGTGTCCGGCATAATGATGGTACAAATATGGAAGCCGGCTTCCCTCGTGAGGCGTATCCACATATTTGTGGTACCAGTTGACAACTAAATTCATTCCGTCAGGATTCATGGATGGAATCAGCAGAATGATCACGTTGTCCAAAATTCGCTTTATTCTGGGAGAGTTTTCCGTGGCCAGCTTGTAGGCCAGCTCGATCGATTCCTGGCTGGAGGCGATTTCGGTAGAATGAATATTGAGAGTAATCATGACGAAGACTTTGTTCTGCCGTGCCAGTTCGCGAGCATCGTCGTCAGTGAGATGATGTGGGCTCGCCGCCTGTTTTTGCAAATTCTGGTATTTGGCAAGATTCATTAAGTTCATTGGTGAAGAAATAAAAGCCATGATGAAGGGATTTCCGAGGGTGGATTCACCTAAATTCTGCACTGAAACCCGCTCTGATTTCTCGTGTAAAATTCCTAAATAATTCACCACAGTTTCCCAGCCAAAGAGTTTTTTGTCTGCACCAACTTTAAATCCAACGAATTCTTCCGGAGTCGGAATACGGCCGTCGGGGATTGCAGTCTTAATTTGGGTGAAATTTAAAAGAAGAAACAGAAAAAGAAATGAGTGTTTAGGGTATCGCATTTTCGTTGAACGAAGCCTTTAATCAAAGGTTAAGCAGTTGAAATTTGCTTTTACCCGCGGGGTAAATTCTAACGGCCTCTTTTCGTTTTTTTAACGAGACGACCGCCATCAAAAGCAGAAGACCATTGAAAAGAACCCCAACCGAAAGCACAATCCAGCCCGGGATGATATGAAAAATAGCGGCGCGTTCAATAATTACTGAAAAGGAAAACTCTTCTAACGGCGTTGGGTGAATTGAGACTTTGGTAACCCAGCAGGAACCCAATACCAGGAAGATCCAGCTATAGTTCCTTCGCAAACGGCGTCCAAATGCTTCTGTAAAGGTCATTTTAAATTGTGAGTGTTGCATTTCTTCACTTAGAAGTTCGCGCCAGTTTTGTTGCAGCGGTTCAAGCCCGGGAGAAATAATTGGCGCAAAGAAATTTTCATTCAGCAAGGCAACACGCCAGCGCCAGAGGTCAAAATATTTGTATCGCCGGGCTTCAATAATTAAAAAAAACAAAACAAAAATCGTCGCAAGAATGAGTGCAAAGTGTGGAATTTTTTCACTGCCAAAGCTAAATGAGAGAAATGCTGCAGTCGTTATAATGGCCCAATTGGTCGTCACATCCAGGCGAGTGCGCCAGACATTAGCCCGGCTTACCTCACCGCGATAATAATGGGAAATCGCCGTGATAAATTCTGTATTATTGAGTTCGATTTTTGGCGGCGCCTTGTCGTCCACTATGGTCTCCTAAAATAAAAGAAAATTAAATTTTGATTATGGTGTCTTTTTAGAGCCGCTCCGGCTCCTCGCCCCGTGGGATAAGTACCTCTTGTTTAACAAAAATTTACCTCCCCTGACTATCCAACGGGGCGAGGGAGCCTGCTCGGGCTTCGTGCGCCTCCTCGATAGGTGGCGCTGCGCGCATAATTAGTGTCGCCTCCTGCGTCGGCATTCCTGTGGGGTCGCCCTCCGCAAAATCATTTACTGCCAAACCCGAAGTGTGGCCACTTCGGCTACTACTGGTTTTTCACTTTAGCCTCTATTTCGGCAATCGATTTCTCCCTGATCTTCTTAAACGGGTCGCCGTCATGCCACTCGGGCATGGTTGGTTTATTCGCCAAATAAAGTCCGGTTTTGAGAGCAAACTGTGCGACCTGAGCGGTGCCTTCAAGACTCCAGGAAGGGTCGTACTCATCTTCCACGCCGTGGTAGCGATTTTTGATATAATCATCCAACA is from candidate division KSB1 bacterium and encodes:
- a CDS encoding membrane dipeptidase; its protein translation is MTEEKIIAMAKEIHERVLTIDTHDDIPSNFATEEVDPGVRADRKVDIPKMQEGGLDVGFFIVYVGQTKRTPENYEKAKADAMIKFDAIHRMCKEMYPDKIELAYTADDVERIQKSGKLVACIGIENGYVIGKDLSLLKKYHELGARYITLAHNGHNDICDSANPRESLGDSESEHNGVSEFGKQVISEMNRLGIMVDVSHISKKAMLDAVKLSKAPVIASHSSCRALCDVSRNLDDEQLLALKENGGVMQTVALGSFVKKAPPEKDEAMEALREEMGQSPVPALPS
- a CDS encoding DUF2270 domain-containing protein; its protein translation is MDDKAPPKIELNNTEFITAISHYYRGEVSRANVWRTRLDVTTNWAIITTAAFLSFSFGSEKIPHFALILATIFVLFFLIIEARRYKYFDLWRWRVALLNENFFAPIISPGLEPLQQNWRELLSEEMQHSQFKMTFTEAFGRRLRRNYSWIFLVLGSCWVTKVSIHPTPLEEFSFSVIIERAAIFHIIPGWIVLSVGVLFNGLLLLMAVVSLKKRKEAVRIYPAGKSKFQLLNL
- a CDS encoding flavin reductase family protein translates to MSVSPEPFRNTLAKFCTGVTIVTTKNQEGMHGLTVNAFTSVSLDPPLILVCIQKNGLSHSSLCECETFVVNILSIEQKELSDRFANPAMDSEDRFRDLSFRVSENGVPILADNLGHLECRVVNQFEGGDHTIFIGQVENGDFSEGKQPLLFYESRYSYIK
- the glgP gene encoding alpha-glucan family phosphorylase, with the protein product METTSPIFKRLSQDKSKREIAYFTMEVALENDIPSFSGGLGVLAGDTLRSAADLGIPMVGVTLLQQYGYFHQALDDSGNQMETEVKWHPDLKLTLLPNYTEIKIENRTVRVQVWEYEIVGKYGYVVPVYFLDVNTPENSEQDRELNKQLYGGGQYIRLCQEIILGIGGIRMLRDLGFRDIDRYHLNEGHASLLALELIRESGYSSYDKVKQGCVFTTHTPVPAGHDVFEFDLVKQVMSPVYIDYLRDILEGENPVNLTTISLKLSRFVNGVSAKHGEISRNMFKNPAIEAITNGVHSATWTSQSFKKLFYQYIPGWDIDPSHFVQAMFIPDEEIWKAHMAAKGKLLSLVESETGIRMDLNRLTVGFARRAAAYKRADLIFSDLDRLIEIAGDKVQFVFAGKAHPKDSEGKQVIKNVFAAMKQLKGKIAVAYIENYDMHSGGVLTAGVDVWLNNPQRPREASGTSGMKSAHNGVLNFSVLDGWWIEACVEGVTGWAIGPEPNEHNLTDFDERLDIDDLYQKLEKIIIPLYYEDRPKWIRMMKNTIALNATYFNTHRMVKEYALKAYHVSPLFQ
- a CDS encoding DEAD/DEAH box helicase — protein: MVGGGLSRVNCKTSAEPGAPTDSSVHDLDQDSGRASHESWHGPSRGITLATVQKLLQGELEQLLEVSEGDALPEFTAEEREAFVALALSGLIDSSVADNGAGRKAKYEIYTHQAAMLKRGVCEGQPGVVTSGTGSGKTESFLLPILASLAKEAMTWPVPAADYMFRRWWQEGADREPMERLIQKNGFPTKTNPLLTPFVPHREGEDAKRPAAVRALILYPMNALVEDQLVRLRRALDSSDARNVMDERFSNNRIFFGRYTSATPVTGFDIHPRLAYLTKEESQDQEIGNKRKRKLEKLFEQMKNLQTGQRQAEAQALEELRAELVKKEGLGQAIDPSLHEALPLLHPFPVALF